The following proteins are co-located in the Cyprinus carpio isolate SPL01 chromosome B19, ASM1834038v1, whole genome shotgun sequence genome:
- the LOC109068140 gene encoding probable thiopurine S-methyltransferase — protein sequence MSAQEDRVMALSEWEDRWQEGRTGFHRSEVHNLLKNNLEKVLCGRKEVRFFFPLCGKAVDMKWLADMGHTVVGVEISEKGIKQFFAEQNLAFDEEPVPAIPGAKVFKSADGKISIYQCDLYEFSSAVGGKFGGIWDRGALVAINPCDRQKYATLLVSLMNYDCRYLVDTLEYNPELYKGPPFLVSEEDVKKMFGGGCDIELLESVDAFEEKHKSWGLDSLTEKVYLLTPKAQ from the exons atgtCTGCCCAGGAAGACCGAGTGATGGCTTTGTCCGAGTGGGAGGACAGGTGGCAGGAAGGAAGAACTGGTTTTCACAGATCTGAAGTGCACAA tttgctgaaaaacaactTGGAAAAAGTGTTATGTGGACGAAAGGAGGTTCGATTCTTCTTCCCATTATGCGGAAAAGCTGTTGACATGAAATG GTTGGCTGATATGGGTCACACAGTTGTCGGAGTAGAAATTTCTGAAAAAGGAATCAAACAATTCTTTGCAGAGCAAAATCTTGCTTTTGATGAAGAACCAGTACCAGCCATTCCTGGAGCAAAGGTTTTCAAG AGTGCAGATGGAAAGATCTCCATCTATCAGTGTGATTTATACGAGTTCTCCAG TGCTGTTGGAGGAAAGTTTGGAGGAATTTGGGATAGAGGAGCGCTGGTGGCTATAAACCCATGTGACAGGCAAAAG TATGCTACTCTCCTTGTGTCCTTAATGAACTATGACTGCAGGTATCTTGTGGACACACTGGAATATAATCCTGAGCTCTATAAAG GTCCACCATTTCTTGTATCAGAAGaggatgtaaaaaaaatgtttg GAGGTGGATGTGACATTGAATTGCTAGAGTCTGTAGATGCTTTTGAGGAAAAGCACAAATCATGGGGACTGGATTCACTGACAGAGAAAGTGTACCTTCTCACTCCAAAAGCCCAATGA